A genomic region of Azoarcus sp. KH32C contains the following coding sequences:
- the mdcB gene encoding triphosphoribosyl-dephospho-CoA synthase MdcB, producing the protein METLVTTLLQPSSRREISPRWDALDARCRAALKHEIDAWPKPGLVTPVDSGSHRDMNYATFVDSIAALEGYFAQIAEAGARDADYGELQVVAIAAEALMLAATRGANTHRGAIFNLGLLAAADGLRSVTDRFEGRSCGEIVSVRWGAAILGSRGTAPASHGKAVWQRYRVGGAREEAAEGFPSVYGIGLPALQRLLALGVDEDQALVGTLMALMAELPDTNLLWRGGDAGLRDVQQAAAAFNHAGGVLQHDWRERLLDIHRWMVARNLSPGGSADLVAATWLAHHLDTSAG; encoded by the coding sequence ATGGAAACCCTGGTCACCACGCTGCTGCAGCCGTCCTCCCGGCGTGAAATCTCTCCGCGATGGGATGCGCTCGACGCGCGTTGCCGTGCCGCGCTGAAGCACGAAATCGACGCGTGGCCCAAGCCCGGCCTCGTGACGCCGGTCGATTCGGGCAGTCATCGCGACATGAACTACGCGACTTTCGTCGACAGCATCGCCGCACTCGAGGGCTATTTCGCGCAGATCGCGGAAGCCGGGGCGCGTGACGCCGACTACGGCGAGCTGCAGGTCGTCGCGATCGCGGCCGAGGCGCTCATGCTTGCTGCGACGCGCGGCGCGAACACGCATCGGGGTGCGATCTTCAACCTGGGTCTGCTCGCCGCCGCGGACGGACTACGGAGCGTAACCGACAGGTTCGAAGGCCGGAGCTGCGGCGAAATCGTCTCGGTGCGCTGGGGTGCGGCAATCCTCGGCTCGCGCGGCACCGCCCCCGCGTCGCACGGCAAAGCGGTATGGCAGCGCTATCGTGTCGGCGGCGCGCGCGAAGAGGCGGCGGAGGGTTTTCCGAGCGTTTACGGGATCGGCCTCCCTGCCCTGCAACGCCTCCTCGCCCTTGGCGTCGACGAGGATCAGGCGCTCGTCGGCACGCTGATGGCGCTGATGGCGGAACTGCCGGACACGAACCTGCTGTGGCGCGGGGGCGACGCAGGCCTGCGCGACGTGCAGCAGGCCGCCGCGGCCTTCAACCACGCCGGCGGCGTCCTGCAGCACGACTGGCGCGAACGGCTGCTCGACATCCACCGCTGGATGGTCGCGCGCAATCTCAGCCCGGGCGGCAGCGCCGACCTCGTCGCCGCGACCTGGCTCGCCCATCACCTCGATACGAGCGCCGGATGA